In Myxococcus stipitatus, the following are encoded in one genomic region:
- a CDS encoding DUF4336 domain-containing protein: MLRTTPMFHAVTGEVHTLSLPFRMGAFDLGGRMTVIRLPEGGLWVHSPVACSPEARAAVDELGPVRFLVAPNLMHHLRVGDWAAAYPEAKVVAPAGLRRKRPDLRVDVELGSGPVAEGIEQVEVRGMPMLDEFVFFHRPSGTVLLTDMAFNIHRTGSWLTKMYLKLNGAWQRLSPTFITKMVIKDRAAVRASLDQVLAWDVKRVLVCHGDAVEQGAHEALREAFQRLTK; encoded by the coding sequence ATGTTGAGGACCACCCCCATGTTTCATGCGGTGACCGGCGAGGTCCATACCCTGAGCCTCCCCTTCCGGATGGGGGCCTTCGACCTGGGGGGCCGGATGACGGTCATCCGTTTGCCGGAGGGTGGACTGTGGGTGCATTCGCCCGTCGCCTGCTCGCCCGAGGCGCGCGCGGCGGTGGACGAGCTGGGGCCGGTGCGGTTCCTGGTGGCGCCCAACCTCATGCACCACCTGAGGGTGGGGGACTGGGCGGCGGCGTATCCGGAGGCGAAGGTGGTGGCGCCCGCGGGCCTGCGCCGCAAGCGTCCTGACTTGCGCGTGGACGTGGAGCTGGGAAGCGGGCCGGTGGCGGAAGGCATCGAGCAGGTGGAGGTGCGCGGCATGCCCATGCTCGACGAGTTCGTGTTCTTCCATCGCCCCAGCGGAACGGTGCTGCTCACGGACATGGCGTTCAACATCCACCGCACCGGTTCGTGGCTCACGAAGATGTACTTGAAGCTCAATGGCGCGTGGCAGCGGCTGTCGCCCACCTTCATCACCAAGATGGTCATCAAGGACCGGGCGGCGGTGCGCGCGTCCCTGGACCAGGTGCTGGCGTGGGACGTGAAGCGGGTGCTGGTGTGTCACGGCGACGCGGTGGAGCAGGGCGCCCACGAGGCGCTGCGCGAGGCCTTCCAGCGGCTCACGAAGTGA
- a CDS encoding MXAN_6652 family MXYO-CTERM-anchored protein, which produces MRSFLPSLRVAGVMAACLVSGSAFAYATGQTGYSGKDSAMTCASSGCHTLAGATAPTVTIDGPSSLAPGQTGNYALIIRGGPAARGGFNVAVDGSGTLNAGAGSKKVAGEITHTGPKVFANGEVRFDFSLVAPATGTTLTLFGAGNSVNGNANETGDASATTTLKVKVGDGGSSGNGGEDDGGGCSATGGVPLLGAALMLLGARLRRRGA; this is translated from the coding sequence ATGCGGTCGTTTCTTCCGTCTCTCCGGGTCGCTGGTGTGATGGCGGCGTGCCTCGTCTCCGGCTCCGCGTTCGCCTATGCCACGGGCCAGACGGGCTACAGCGGCAAGGACTCGGCGATGACGTGCGCGTCCTCGGGTTGCCACACCCTCGCTGGCGCCACGGCTCCCACCGTGACCATCGATGGGCCTTCGTCCCTCGCGCCCGGACAGACGGGCAACTACGCCCTCATCATCCGCGGCGGCCCCGCCGCTCGCGGTGGCTTCAACGTCGCGGTGGATGGCTCCGGCACCCTCAACGCGGGCGCCGGCTCCAAGAAGGTCGCGGGCGAAATCACCCACACCGGCCCCAAGGTCTTCGCCAACGGCGAGGTCCGCTTCGATTTCTCCCTCGTGGCCCCGGCCACCGGCACCACCCTCACGCTGTTCGGCGCGGGCAACTCGGTGAACGGCAACGCCAACGAGACCGGTGACGCCTCCGCCACCACCACGCTCAAGGTGAAGGTGGGCGATGGTGGCAGCAGCGGCAACGGCGGAGAGGATGACGGCGGCGGCTGCTCCGCCACGGGCGGCGTGCCGCTGCTCGGCGCGGCGCTGATGCTGCTCGGCGCCCGCCTGCGCCGCCGCGGCGCCTGA
- a CDS encoding YdcF family protein yields MSARPGRVRRFVVVSVGVMTCGVFGVAWWVDRFGQRERAEPADAVVVLGARVLPGGVASGPLRARTQKAVELYRGGVAPRLIFSGGVGVNPPSEARVMMELATRMGVPPEACSLEESSHSTADNARLTAKLLRELNARRVVVVSDPYHLLRARQYFRLNGFEVTTSPALETERNIHLVDRAYWTVREAVALLLHPRVLWASAPQDSTPDVTASAR; encoded by the coding sequence ATGAGTGCGCGGCCCGGACGCGTCCGCCGGTTCGTCGTGGTGTCCGTGGGTGTGATGACGTGTGGCGTCTTCGGCGTGGCGTGGTGGGTGGACCGCTTCGGCCAACGCGAGCGCGCCGAGCCCGCCGATGCCGTGGTGGTGCTGGGCGCCCGCGTGTTGCCCGGCGGTGTCGCCTCGGGGCCGCTCAGGGCGCGCACGCAGAAGGCCGTCGAGCTGTATCGCGGCGGCGTGGCCCCCCGGCTCATCTTCTCCGGAGGCGTGGGGGTGAATCCGCCCTCGGAGGCGCGGGTGATGATGGAGCTGGCGACCCGGATGGGTGTGCCGCCGGAGGCCTGCTCGCTGGAGGAGTCCAGCCACTCCACCGCGGACAACGCGCGGCTGACGGCGAAGCTCCTGCGCGAGCTGAACGCCCGGCGCGTCGTGGTGGTGTCGGACCCGTATCACCTGCTGCGCGCGCGCCAGTACTTCCGGCTCAACGGCTTCGAGGTCACCACCAGCCCCGCGCTGGAGACGGAGCGGAACATCCACCTGGTGGACCGGGCCTACTGGACGGTGCGCGAGGCCGTGGCGCTGCTGCTGCATCCTCGCGTGCTGTGGGCGAGCGCGCCCCAGGACTCGACGCCGGACGTCACCGCTTCGGCACGGTGA
- a CDS encoding trypsin-like peptidase domain-containing protein — protein MKGSRRAMVLGLVLTLAGCRRGQDEAPAPPPASPPEAPAPADTTGAAPTKQTPPPDMHQALESIAPLVESVKAAVVNVEVRDAAPSRQESPWNGQGPDSPFGDGTPFGGEGSPFGSPFEDPREDAPQQGLGSGFVVDPRGLVLTNNHVVEGATQIRVQFPDGKEMDAKVLGRDPLTDVAVLKLQGDVKGLPVVRLGDSDAMRVGDWVVAIGNPFGLASSVSLGIVSAKARDIQAGPFDDFLQTDAAINPGNSGGPLFNLQGEVVGINTAIAGQGSGIGFAVPSTLVKELLPQLEKHGTVTRGWLGIAVQDLTPDLGSALHVPTGKGAIVTEVNEGTPASEAGLKPDDVIIGAGGHPITSGHALTRTIALKAPGSTLPLTLYRGGKKQELEVKLGTRPDLEGVASREPSPEKKKEEPTHQRVGLSLSDMDSRLARAQELPRAGALVTEVAPGSNAERAGLVPGMVVVEASGVPVRRASDLARVVSEAPPGESILLRIAVPGGGRVLRAITVPKR, from the coding sequence ATGAAGGGAAGCAGACGCGCGATGGTCCTGGGCCTGGTCCTGACGCTCGCGGGCTGCCGCCGAGGGCAGGACGAAGCGCCCGCCCCTCCTCCCGCATCTCCACCGGAAGCCCCCGCGCCCGCCGACACGACGGGCGCCGCCCCCACGAAGCAGACGCCTCCGCCGGACATGCATCAGGCGCTGGAGTCCATCGCGCCGCTGGTGGAGTCGGTGAAGGCCGCCGTCGTCAACGTGGAGGTCCGCGACGCCGCGCCCTCGCGCCAGGAGTCCCCCTGGAACGGGCAGGGACCGGACTCACCGTTCGGCGATGGGACCCCTTTCGGCGGAGAGGGGTCGCCCTTCGGCTCTCCGTTCGAGGACCCTCGTGAGGACGCGCCGCAGCAGGGCCTGGGCTCCGGCTTCGTCGTCGACCCTCGGGGGTTGGTGCTCACCAACAACCACGTGGTGGAAGGCGCCACCCAGATACGGGTGCAATTCCCTGACGGGAAGGAGATGGACGCCAAGGTGCTGGGGCGCGACCCGCTCACGGACGTGGCGGTGCTCAAGCTCCAGGGCGACGTGAAGGGGCTCCCCGTGGTGCGGCTGGGGGACTCGGACGCGATGCGCGTGGGCGACTGGGTGGTGGCCATCGGCAACCCGTTCGGGCTGGCCTCCAGCGTCAGCCTGGGCATCGTCTCCGCGAAGGCGCGCGACATCCAGGCGGGCCCCTTCGACGACTTCCTCCAGACGGACGCGGCCATCAACCCGGGCAACTCCGGCGGCCCGCTGTTCAACCTCCAGGGCGAGGTGGTGGGCATCAACACCGCCATCGCGGGCCAGGGCTCGGGCATCGGCTTCGCGGTGCCCAGCACGCTGGTGAAGGAGCTGTTGCCCCAACTGGAGAAGCACGGCACCGTCACCCGCGGTTGGTTGGGCATCGCGGTGCAGGACCTGACGCCGGACCTGGGCAGCGCGCTGCACGTGCCCACGGGCAAGGGCGCCATCGTCACCGAGGTCAACGAGGGCACTCCCGCCTCCGAGGCCGGCCTGAAGCCAGACGACGTCATCATCGGCGCGGGCGGACACCCCATCACCTCCGGACACGCCCTCACCCGGACGATTGCGCTCAAGGCGCCGGGCTCCACGCTGCCGCTCACGCTCTACCGGGGCGGCAAGAAGCAGGAGCTGGAGGTGAAGCTGGGGACACGCCCGGACCTGGAGGGCGTGGCCTCGCGCGAGCCTTCTCCCGAGAAGAAGAAGGAGGAGCCGACCCACCAGCGCGTGGGGCTGAGCCTGTCGGACATGGACTCGCGCCTGGCGCGCGCGCAGGAACTGCCTCGCGCGGGGGCGCTGGTGACGGAGGTGGCGCCGGGCTCCAACGCCGAGCGCGCGGGGCTGGTGCCGGGCATGGTGGTGGTGGAGGCCTCTGGCGTGCCGGTGCGGCGGGCCTCCGACCTGGCGCGCGTGGTGAGCGAGGCGCCACCCGGCGAGTCCATCCTCCTGCGCATCGCGGTGCCCGGAGGAGGCCGCGTGCTGCGCGCGATCACCGTGCCGAAGCGGTGA
- a CDS encoding MarR family transcriptional regulator — protein sequence MSRNIHPKEDEDISADVLKLQHLLLALGRRRSLRDPIASTCEQLQFTPPQVHALLWLGHDGSLTMGELARRLGVTEKTVTGLVDRLEREGHLLRERSASDRRVVRCRLTPEGLQTYQKLERFMTQGMGQLLNILDAGDRKALFRILEKLLRRMDTLPATPPSPGTRERSA from the coding sequence GTGTCACGGAATATCCACCCCAAAGAGGATGAAGACATCTCAGCGGACGTGCTGAAGCTCCAGCACCTCCTGCTCGCGCTGGGACGGCGCCGTTCGCTCCGAGACCCCATCGCCAGCACCTGCGAGCAGCTCCAGTTCACCCCTCCGCAGGTGCATGCGCTGCTCTGGCTGGGCCACGACGGCTCGCTCACCATGGGCGAGCTTGCCCGGCGGCTGGGTGTCACCGAGAAGACAGTCACGGGCCTGGTCGACCGCCTGGAGCGCGAGGGCCACCTGCTGCGCGAGCGCAGCGCGTCGGACCGCCGCGTGGTCCGCTGCCGGCTCACCCCCGAGGGGCTCCAGACCTACCAGAAGCTCGAGCGCTTCATGACCCAGGGCATGGGGCAGCTCCTGAACATCCTCGACGCGGGAGACCGCAAGGCCCTCTTCCGCATCCTCGAGAAGCTCCTGCGCCGCATGGACACCCTTCCCGCGACGCCCCCCAGCCCAGGCACCCGCGAGCGCTCGGCCTGA
- the modA gene encoding molybdate ABC transporter substrate-binding protein encodes MSRLCITFLLLVAVSSRAEEALVFAAASTTDVLQELRPVFAKATGHSVVLALGSSGDLARQAMAGAPADVLLSADVARMDAVQTAGLVQPGTRVDLLSNKLVVVVPVDAKGPLARPQDLKGVKRLALADPALVPAGIYAKAWLEKVGLWKDVTSKVVPALDVRGALAAVEAGRVDAGVVYATDAAQSKKVRVAFEVPAADAPRIVYPLAALSKGRSPEAGRAFVRFLQSEPARAAFARHGFVVLAGDAGTGAR; translated from the coding sequence ATGTCCAGGTTGTGCATCACTTTCCTGCTGCTCGTGGCGGTGTCCTCGCGGGCCGAAGAGGCGCTCGTGTTCGCCGCGGCCAGCACCACGGATGTGCTCCAGGAGCTGCGGCCCGTGTTCGCGAAGGCCACGGGGCACTCGGTGGTGCTGGCGTTGGGCTCCTCGGGGGACCTGGCGCGTCAGGCGATGGCGGGGGCCCCGGCGGACGTCTTGCTCTCCGCGGATGTGGCGAGGATGGACGCGGTCCAGACCGCGGGTCTCGTGCAGCCCGGAACGCGGGTGGACCTCTTGTCCAACAAGCTGGTGGTGGTGGTGCCGGTGGACGCGAAGGGCCCCTTGGCGAGGCCCCAGGACTTGAAGGGTGTGAAGCGGCTGGCGCTGGCGGACCCGGCGCTGGTGCCCGCGGGCATCTACGCGAAGGCGTGGTTGGAGAAGGTGGGCCTGTGGAAGGACGTCACGTCCAAGGTCGTGCCCGCGCTGGATGTCCGCGGTGCGCTGGCGGCGGTGGAGGCGGGGCGCGTGGACGCGGGGGTCGTGTACGCGACGGACGCGGCGCAGTCGAAGAAGGTGCGCGTGGCGTTCGAGGTCCCCGCGGCGGATGCGCCTCGCATCGTCTACCCGCTGGCGGCGCTGTCGAAGGGAAGGTCTCCGGAAGCGGGCCGGGCCTTCGTGCGCTTCCTCCAGTCGGAGCCCGCCAGAGCGGCCTTCGCGCGGCATGGCTTCGTCGTGCTCGCGGGTGACGCGGGGACTGGCGCGCGGTGA
- the modB gene encoding molybdate ABC transporter permease subunit produces the protein MTEDTTGLVLFTLTVAAVATLVILPPGVAVAYGLARWRGPGRGVVDTVLALPLVLPPTAVGLVLLELLGRNGPVGRVLDAMGVEVVFTPGAVVLASAVMAFPLLVRSARSGFEEVDPRLVAVARTLGDSRARAFFRVTLPLAWRGVAVGALLAFSRALGEFGATVLVAGNIPGRTQTLSLAIFQHTQLGQDARALQLAGIAAALAFAAVYATEGLTRWRGRRVRA, from the coding sequence GTGACGGAAGACACGACGGGGTTGGTGCTCTTCACGTTGACGGTGGCGGCGGTGGCCACGCTGGTCATCCTTCCGCCCGGCGTCGCCGTGGCCTATGGGCTGGCGCGTTGGCGAGGTCCGGGGCGGGGCGTGGTGGACACGGTGCTCGCGCTGCCGCTGGTGTTGCCGCCCACGGCGGTGGGGCTGGTGTTGCTGGAGCTCCTGGGCCGCAACGGGCCGGTGGGACGGGTGCTGGATGCGATGGGCGTGGAGGTGGTGTTCACGCCCGGCGCGGTGGTGCTTGCCAGCGCGGTGATGGCGTTCCCGCTGCTCGTGCGCTCGGCGCGCTCGGGCTTCGAGGAGGTGGACCCTCGGCTGGTGGCGGTGGCGCGGACGTTGGGCGACTCGCGGGCGCGGGCGTTCTTCCGGGTGACGTTGCCCCTGGCCTGGCGCGGGGTGGCGGTGGGGGCGCTGCTCGCCTTCTCCCGAGCGCTGGGTGAGTTCGGCGCGACGGTGCTGGTGGCGGGGAACATCCCCGGGCGCACGCAGACGTTGTCGCTGGCCATCTTCCAGCACACGCAGTTGGGGCAGGATGCGCGGGCGCTCCAGTTGGCGGGAATCGCGGCGGCGTTGGCCTTCGCGGCCGTATATGCCACCGAGGGCCTGACGCGATGGCGGGGACGGCGGGTGCGCGCGTGA
- the modC gene encoding molybdenum ABC transporter ATP-binding protein, producing the protein MRLPLARFTLEVDTRLEGTSVAVLGRSGSGKTSLLEVLAGLRKGAHGRVVVGGRVLLDSAARVEVPPESRRMGYVPQDALLFPHLTAGQNVRYGARAGRTSRVDEAVALLELGPLLHRYPATLSGGEKQRVALARALATDPALLLLDEPLAALDVTLKERVLPYLLRVRDEARVPMLYVTHQLGEARVLAKEALLLEDGRVCAAGPASRVLGASARGLLASEAEGEENILEGVMERPEPGGTRLRVTEGLALWVPDAPELAEGSRAAYAVPAGDILLSMGALSGVSARNVLVGTVVGVEDAGAGEMAATVDVSGVAWVVRLTGASVRELSVIAGARVHLAVKTAACRRLR; encoded by the coding sequence GTGCGCCTCCCCCTGGCGCGCTTCACTCTGGAGGTGGATACGCGCTTGGAGGGGACGTCCGTGGCGGTGCTGGGACGCTCGGGCTCAGGGAAGACGTCGCTCTTGGAGGTGCTGGCGGGACTTCGCAAGGGCGCACACGGGCGCGTCGTCGTGGGCGGGCGGGTGCTGCTGGACAGCGCGGCGCGAGTGGAGGTGCCTCCGGAGTCGCGGCGCATGGGCTATGTGCCGCAGGACGCGCTGCTGTTCCCCCACCTCACGGCGGGGCAGAACGTGCGTTATGGCGCGCGCGCGGGCAGGACATCGCGCGTGGACGAGGCCGTGGCGCTGCTCGAGCTGGGGCCGCTGCTCCATCGCTATCCGGCGACGCTATCGGGCGGAGAGAAGCAGCGCGTGGCGCTGGCGCGTGCGCTGGCCACGGACCCGGCGTTGCTCCTGCTCGACGAGCCCCTGGCCGCGCTGGACGTGACGCTGAAGGAGCGGGTGCTGCCGTATCTGTTGCGCGTGCGCGACGAGGCCCGGGTGCCGATGTTGTACGTGACGCACCAGTTGGGCGAAGCGCGTGTGCTGGCGAAGGAGGCGCTGCTGCTCGAGGACGGGCGCGTGTGTGCGGCGGGCCCCGCGTCGCGGGTGCTGGGTGCGTCGGCGCGAGGGCTCCTGGCCTCGGAGGCCGAAGGCGAGGAGAACATCCTCGAGGGGGTCATGGAGCGCCCGGAGCCCGGTGGTACGCGCTTGCGCGTCACGGAGGGGCTGGCGCTGTGGGTTCCGGATGCGCCCGAACTGGCGGAGGGCTCACGCGCGGCGTACGCGGTGCCGGCCGGAGACATCCTCTTGTCCATGGGCGCGCTGTCCGGTGTGTCCGCGCGCAACGTGCTCGTGGGCACGGTGGTGGGAGTGGAGGACGCGGGGGCCGGGGAGATGGCGGCGACGGTGGACGTGTCCGGTGTGGCCTGGGTGGTGCGGCTCACGGGCGCTTCCGTGCGCGAGCTGTCCGTCATCGCAGGCGCCCGGGTCCACCTGGCCGTGAAGACGGCCGCGTGCCGCAGGCTGCGGTAG
- a CDS encoding glycosyl hydrolase family 18 protein, which translates to MRRSKWLIGTLVTALTAAGCGEIPTQPQGEGQGSVMKAPLLAEWAPGVAYAVGAQVTYGGRLYQCRLAHTSQADWTPTAVPALWLDLGTSGGDPTAPTVTLSASATSITAAGPLTLTATASDNVGVTRVELLENGTVVGTSNSYTRQFTGNAQNGTYTYVFRAYDAAGNVGTQQVVVTVSIPGTGDPIPPTVTLSASATSITSAGSVTLTATATDNIGVKRVELLENGAVVGTGNSFTRQFSSSAQNGTYTYVFRAYDEAGNVGTQQVVVTVAIGGGGGGKKVVAYFTQWGIYGRNYQVSHIPVAKVTHINYAFSNISADGKCAIGDAYADLDKGGGWPGEWDPGQIRGNFRAFKELKKTHPNLKLLISVGGWTWSKYFSQVAASASSRATFVKSCVDMFIKGQFPNVTPANGVGIFDGIDIDWEYPVGGGLGGNTNSPADKQNYTLLMQEFRTQLNAVTAQTGKPYLLTIATGASPDLLVNKQETKALSETLDWINVMSYDYHGAFEPTVNFHSGLYRVDDDPQAHTGFYTDGTITKMLELGVRPEKIVVGVPFYGRGWGSVPSANNGLFQQGVPTKGTWDDGQSGLTGVFDYKDIKNNYERAGSGYTKFVHPQAKQAYVYSPSTRVWIAYDDPSTINAKADYIISKGLGGAMFWELSGDDGTLLNTLSSRMLQ; encoded by the coding sequence ATGCGTCGCAGCAAGTGGCTCATTGGAACGTTGGTCACGGCCCTGACGGCGGCCGGATGTGGAGAAATCCCCACGCAGCCGCAGGGCGAGGGCCAGGGCAGCGTGATGAAGGCCCCGCTCCTCGCGGAGTGGGCCCCGGGTGTCGCGTACGCGGTGGGCGCCCAGGTCACCTACGGTGGCCGGCTCTACCAGTGCCGTCTGGCGCACACCTCACAGGCGGACTGGACGCCGACCGCGGTCCCCGCCCTGTGGCTGGACCTGGGGACGAGCGGCGGAGACCCGACCGCGCCCACCGTCACGCTGAGCGCCAGCGCGACGAGCATCACCGCGGCGGGCCCGCTGACGCTGACGGCCACCGCGTCCGACAACGTGGGCGTGACGCGCGTGGAGCTGCTGGAGAACGGTACGGTGGTGGGCACGAGCAACAGCTACACCCGCCAGTTCACCGGCAACGCGCAGAACGGCACGTACACCTATGTCTTCCGGGCGTATGACGCCGCCGGAAACGTAGGCACGCAGCAGGTCGTCGTCACCGTGTCGATTCCCGGCACGGGCGACCCGATTCCCCCCACCGTCACGCTGAGCGCCAGCGCGACGAGCATCACCTCGGCCGGCTCGGTGACGCTGACCGCCACCGCGACGGACAACATCGGGGTGAAGCGCGTGGAGCTGCTGGAGAACGGCGCCGTGGTGGGCACCGGCAACAGCTTCACCCGTCAGTTCAGCAGCAGCGCGCAGAACGGCACGTACACGTACGTCTTCCGGGCCTATGACGAGGCCGGCAACGTGGGCACGCAGCAGGTCGTCGTCACGGTGGCCATCGGCGGCGGCGGTGGCGGCAAGAAGGTGGTGGCGTACTTCACGCAGTGGGGCATCTACGGCCGCAACTACCAGGTCTCCCACATCCCCGTGGCCAAGGTGACGCACATCAACTACGCGTTCTCCAACATCTCCGCGGACGGCAAGTGCGCCATCGGGGATGCCTACGCGGACCTCGACAAGGGCGGCGGGTGGCCGGGTGAGTGGGACCCCGGTCAGATTCGCGGCAACTTCCGCGCGTTCAAGGAGCTGAAGAAGACGCACCCCAACCTCAAGCTGCTCATCTCCGTGGGCGGCTGGACGTGGTCCAAGTACTTCTCGCAGGTGGCCGCCTCCGCGTCCTCGCGCGCGACGTTCGTGAAGTCCTGCGTCGACATGTTCATCAAGGGCCAGTTCCCCAACGTCACGCCGGCCAACGGCGTGGGCATCTTCGACGGCATCGACATCGACTGGGAGTACCCGGTGGGTGGCGGCCTGGGCGGCAACACCAACAGCCCGGCGGACAAGCAGAACTACACGCTGCTGATGCAGGAGTTCCGCACCCAGCTCAACGCGGTGACGGCGCAGACGGGCAAGCCCTACCTGCTCACCATCGCCACGGGCGCGTCGCCGGACCTGCTGGTGAACAAGCAGGAGACGAAGGCCCTGTCGGAGACGCTCGATTGGATCAACGTGATGAGCTACGACTACCACGGTGCCTTCGAGCCGACGGTGAACTTCCACTCCGGCCTCTACAGGGTGGACGACGACCCGCAGGCGCACACCGGCTTCTACACGGACGGCACCATCACGAAGATGCTCGAGCTGGGCGTCCGCCCGGAGAAGATTGTCGTCGGTGTCCCGTTCTACGGCCGCGGCTGGGGCAGTGTGCCCAGTGCGAACAACGGCCTGTTCCAGCAAGGTGTCCCCACCAAGGGCACCTGGGATGATGGCCAGTCGGGCCTCACGGGCGTGTTCGACTACAAGGACATCAAGAACAACTACGAGCGCGCGGGCTCCGGCTACACCAAGTTCGTGCACCCGCAGGCGAAGCAGGCCTACGTCTACAGCCCGTCCACCCGCGTGTGGATTGCGTATGACGACCCGTCCACCATCAACGCGAAGGCGGACTACATCATCAGCAAGGGCCTGGGCGGCGCGATGTTCTGGGAGCTGAGCGGCGACGACGGCACGCTCCTCAACACCCTCTCCTCTCGCATGCTCCAGTAG
- the nagA gene encoding N-acetylglucosamine-6-phosphate deacetylase gives MRQLLSGARVFTGEQVLEGHAVVLDEGRVAAVVPRHDAPVGLTTRELPSEALLVPGFIDIQVNGAGGVLFNESPTADAALAIAATMRRTGTTGLLPTFITDEPLRTARACEAAAAALSRPEGGVLGIHLEGPFISPKRPGVHEPRYIREPDANTIERLTSLAERLARSGGRLLMTLAPEHVEDTVIRKLTAAGAVLAAGHTAASHERAMQAVAAGVRGFTHLFNAMPPVINREPGPVVAGFNADEAWCSVIVDGIHVHPANLRQLLRVKPPGKVVLVTDAMPPVGTKETTFVLYGRTILRREGRLVTQDGTLAGADIDMAAAVRNSIELLGVPLEEALRMASLHPARALGLEAKLGRIAPGHRADLALLQPDLSVQATWVGGNEQWH, from the coding sequence ATGAGACAGCTCCTCTCGGGTGCGCGAGTCTTCACCGGTGAGCAGGTCCTCGAAGGACACGCCGTGGTCCTCGACGAAGGGCGCGTCGCCGCGGTGGTTCCGCGACACGACGCGCCCGTGGGGCTGACGACGCGGGAGCTGCCCTCCGAGGCGCTGCTCGTGCCGGGCTTCATCGACATCCAGGTGAACGGCGCGGGAGGGGTGCTGTTCAACGAGTCCCCCACCGCCGACGCCGCGCTCGCCATCGCCGCGACGATGCGGCGCACGGGCACCACGGGCCTGTTGCCCACGTTCATCACCGACGAGCCCCTGCGGACGGCGCGCGCCTGTGAGGCCGCCGCCGCCGCGCTGTCGCGTCCCGAGGGAGGCGTGCTGGGCATCCACCTGGAGGGGCCCTTCATCAGCCCCAAGCGCCCCGGCGTCCACGAGCCGCGCTACATCCGGGAGCCCGACGCGAACACCATCGAGCGGCTCACCTCGCTCGCGGAGCGGCTGGCGCGCTCGGGCGGACGGCTGCTGATGACGCTGGCCCCCGAGCACGTGGAGGACACGGTCATCCGCAAGCTCACCGCCGCGGGCGCGGTGCTGGCCGCGGGGCACACGGCGGCGAGCCACGAGCGCGCGATGCAGGCCGTCGCGGCGGGCGTGCGCGGCTTCACGCACCTGTTCAACGCCATGCCCCCGGTCATCAACCGCGAGCCGGGGCCGGTGGTGGCGGGCTTCAACGCCGACGAGGCGTGGTGCAGCGTCATCGTCGACGGCATCCACGTCCACCCGGCGAACCTGCGGCAGCTCTTGAGGGTCAAGCCGCCCGGCAAGGTCGTGCTCGTCACGGACGCGATGCCTCCGGTGGGCACGAAGGAGACGACGTTCGTCCTGTACGGCCGCACCATCCTGCGGCGCGAGGGGCGGCTGGTGACCCAGGACGGGACGCTGGCGGGCGCCGACATCGACATGGCGGCGGCGGTGCGCAACAGCATCGAGCTGCTGGGCGTCCCGCTCGAGGAGGCGCTGCGCATGGCCTCGCTCCACCCCGCGCGTGCGCTCGGCCTGGAGGCGAAGCTGGGCCGCATCGCGCCGGGGCATCGCGCGGACCTGGCGCTCCTCCAGCCCGACCTGTCCGTGCAGGCCACGTGGGTGGGTGGAAATGAGCAGTGGCACTGA